A genomic region of Alligator mississippiensis isolate rAllMis1 chromosome 4, rAllMis1, whole genome shotgun sequence contains the following coding sequences:
- the LOC132249876 gene encoding olfactory receptor 2A12-like — MENQTFVTEFILSGFCTGPKVQLFLFGVVFVIYVASLTGNALVFVLVCLDPQLYTPMYFFLCHLSILDLCYASSNVPHVLGSLLLQRKTISFAACGTQIYLYLALALTECLLLTVMSYDRYVAICHPLRYSLIVNWRVCLTLMACSWVCGFLFGALQTGLALRLPFCGPRQVDHFFCEILAVFKLACADTTINKIMIFAVCVFFLLCPFCLILISYLHILAAILSIHSAEGQRKTFSTCSSHLLTVGLFYGTAIFMCMGSGTSSQHRQKILSLFYSFINPMLNPLIYSLRNKQVKGALVKVLRMEKFYHST; from the coding sequence GCCAAAAGTGCAGCTATTCCTGTTTGGGGTCGTCTTTGTCATTTATGTTGCCTCACTGACTGGAAATGCACTTGTATTTGTGCTAGTCTGTCTGGATCCCCAACTCTacacccccatgtatttcttcctctgCCATCTCTCCATATTAGACTTATGCTATGCTTCCAGTAATGTCCCCCATGTGCTGGGGAGCCTCCTTCTCCAGAGAAAAACCATCTCATTTGCTGCATGTGGGACACAGATATACCTCTACCTGGCCTTGGCCCTAACAGAGTGTCTGTTGCTGACAGTGATGTCTTATGATCGGTACGTGGCAATTTGTCACCCCTTGCGCTACAGTCTCATTGTGAACTGGAGAGTGTGCCTCACTCTGATGGCATGTTCATGGGTCTGTGGTTTTCTGTTTGGGGCGCTGCAAACAGGTCTGGCCCTGCGGTTGCCCTTCTGTGGCCCCAGGCAAGTGGACCATTTTTTCTGTGAAATTCTGGCTGTCTTTAAGTTGGCTTGTGCTGACACTACTATCAACAAAATTATGATCTTTGCTGTCTGTGTGTTCTTTCTCCTGTGCCCCTTCTGCCTAATTCTCATTTCCTATCTGCACATCCTGGCTGCCATCCTGAGCATCCACTCTGCTGAGGGGCAGCGCAAAACTTtttccacctgcagctcccacctcctGACAGTGGGTCTCTTTTATGGTACAGCCATCTTCATGTGCATGGGGTCAGGGACTAGTTCACAACATCGACAGAAAATTCTCTCCCTCTTTTACAGCTTCATCAACCCCATGTTGAACCCCCTGAtatacagcctgaggaacaaacAGGTGAAGGGAGCCCTGGTGAAAGTTCTCAGGATGGAAAAATTCTATCATTCAACATAA